A genomic segment from Pseudomonas sessilinigenes encodes:
- the pstB gene encoding phosphate ABC transporter ATP-binding protein PstB, with amino-acid sequence MQHETHTHGINMSALGRDKQSLSLEQETVAIEVPGLSLFYGEKQALFDVSMNIPKQRVTAFIGPSGCGKSTLLRTFNRMNDLVDGCRVEGAINLYGNNIYRKGEDVAELRRRVGMVFQKPNPFPKTIYENVVYGLRIQGINKKRVLDEAVEWALKGAALWDEVKDRLHDSALGLSGGQQQRLVIARTIAVEPEVLLLDEPCSALDPISTLKVEELIYELKSKFTIVIVTHNMQQAARVSDYTAFMYMGKLVEFGDTDTLFTNPAKKQTEDYITGRYG; translated from the coding sequence ATGCAACACGAAACCCATACCCACGGCATCAACATGTCCGCCCTGGGTCGCGACAAGCAGAGCCTGAGCCTGGAGCAGGAAACCGTGGCGATCGAAGTGCCCGGCTTGAGCCTGTTCTACGGCGAGAAGCAAGCGCTGTTCGACGTCAGCATGAACATTCCCAAGCAGCGCGTGACCGCCTTCATCGGCCCGTCCGGCTGCGGCAAGTCGACCCTGCTGCGCACCTTCAACCGCATGAACGACCTGGTGGACGGTTGCCGTGTGGAAGGCGCCATCAACCTGTACGGCAACAACATCTACCGCAAGGGCGAGGATGTGGCCGAGCTGCGTCGCCGGGTGGGCATGGTGTTCCAGAAGCCCAACCCGTTTCCCAAGACCATCTACGAGAACGTGGTCTATGGCCTGCGCATCCAGGGCATCAACAAGAAGCGCGTGCTCGACGAAGCCGTGGAGTGGGCGCTCAAGGGTGCGGCCCTGTGGGATGAGGTCAAGGACCGCCTGCACGACTCGGCCCTGGGCCTGTCCGGTGGTCAGCAGCAGCGCCTGGTGATCGCCCGCACCATCGCCGTGGAGCCGGAAGTGCTGCTGCTGGACGAACCCTGCTCGGCCCTGGACCCAATCTCGACCCTGAAGGTCGAGGAACTGATCTACGAGCTCAAGTCCAAGTTCACCATCGTCATCGTGACCCACAACATGCAGCAGGCGGCGCGGGTCTCGGACTACACCGCGTTCATGTACATGGGCAAACTGGTGGAGTTCGGCGATACCGACACCCTGTTCACCAACCCGGCCAAGAAGCAGACCGAAGACTACATCACCGGGCGCTATGGCTAG
- a CDS encoding response regulator encodes MSKVSVLVVDDASFIRDLVKKCLRNYFPGIKIEDAVNGKKAQAMLAREAFDLVLCDWEMPEMSGLELLTWCRGQEALKAMPFVMVTSRGDKENVVQAIQAGVSGYVSKPFTNEQLLTKVKQALNKVGKLDTLMNSAPTKMNSAFGNDSLSALTGGKAEVVAPAARPAAPAAPAAAAPAPAAAPSRGLLNSPPVKAPAAAAAASGGRGQGQLRLPGGTQPCVIKALSIKEALLVVKRTENLPQVLDSAVLDLEQGENAEVARLNGYLHAVVAHEPKPDSDWLQLTFRFVDQDAQKLDYISRLIARGTAQKHFVPGAG; translated from the coding sequence ATGAGTAAGGTAAGTGTGTTGGTGGTGGACGACGCGTCGTTCATTCGTGACCTGGTGAAGAAGTGCCTGCGCAACTACTTCCCCGGCATCAAGATCGAAGACGCGGTCAACGGCAAGAAGGCCCAGGCGATGCTCGCCCGCGAAGCCTTCGACCTGGTCCTGTGCGATTGGGAAATGCCGGAAATGTCCGGCCTGGAACTGCTGACCTGGTGCCGTGGCCAGGAAGCGCTCAAGGCCATGCCGTTCGTCATGGTGACCAGCCGAGGCGACAAGGAAAACGTGGTGCAGGCGATCCAGGCCGGGGTTTCCGGCTATGTCAGCAAGCCCTTCACCAACGAACAGCTGCTGACCAAGGTCAAGCAGGCGCTGAACAAGGTCGGCAAGCTCGACACCCTGATGAACAGCGCGCCGACCAAGATGAACTCCGCCTTTGGCAACGACTCCCTGAGCGCCCTGACCGGTGGCAAGGCCGAGGTGGTCGCCCCGGCAGCCCGGCCAGCTGCTCCAGCCGCTCCGGCAGCCGCTGCACCAGCCCCGGCTGCGGCGCCATCCCGTGGCCTGCTCAATAGCCCACCGGTCAAGGCGCCTGCCGCCGCTGCTGCCGCCAGTGGTGGCCGTGGCCAGGGCCAACTGCGCTTGCCTGGCGGTACCCAGCCTTGCGTGATCAAGGCGCTGAGCATCAAGGAAGCGTTGTTGGTGGTAAAGCGCACCGAGAACCTGCCGCAGGTGCTGGACAGCGCGGTACTGGACCTGGAGCAGGGCGAGAACGCCGAAGTGGCGCGGCTCAATGGCTACCTGCATGCGGTGGTGGCGCACGAGCCGAAGCCCGACAGCGATTGGCTGCAGCTGACCTTCCGTTTCGTCGACCAGGATGCGCAGAAGCTGGACTACATCTCGCGCCTGATCGCCCGCGGCACTGCGCAGAAGCACTTCGTTCCAGGCGCGGGCTGA
- a CDS encoding helix-turn-helix domain-containing protein produces the protein MTDQQINPRFASVWDALEATPQEAANMRLRAKLMLELGKTVQAWGLSQKEAAKRLNITQPRLNDVLSGRINKFSLDALVNLCEAAQLGVEIRFDVGGNRPLAPA, from the coding sequence ATGACTGACCAACAGATCAACCCGCGCTTTGCCAGCGTCTGGGATGCCCTTGAAGCCACCCCCCAGGAGGCCGCCAACATGCGCCTGCGGGCCAAGCTGATGCTGGAGCTGGGCAAGACCGTGCAGGCCTGGGGGCTGTCGCAGAAGGAGGCGGCCAAGCGCCTCAACATCACCCAGCCCCGGCTCAACGATGTGCTTAGCGGCAGGATCAACAAGTTCTCCCTCGATGCGCTGGTCAACCTATGCGAGGCCGCGCAGCTGGGGGTGGAGATCCGCTTCGACGTTGGCGGCAATCGGCCCCTGGCGCCCGCCTGA
- a CDS encoding COG4315 family predicted lipoprotein: MTVFKHSLKVLLVGAALALPTLALAAEPAMSKDGMLVDHKGMTLYTFAKDADGKSMCNDKCAANWPPLMAGASDKAEGKWTMIKRDDGKMQWAYDGKPLYGFVMDKKAGDMTGEGKMDGAWKVAKQ, from the coding sequence ATGACTGTGTTCAAGCACTCCCTGAAAGTCCTGCTGGTAGGCGCTGCCCTGGCCCTGCCGACCCTGGCCCTGGCTGCCGAGCCGGCGATGAGCAAGGACGGCATGTTGGTCGATCACAAGGGCATGACCCTCTATACGTTCGCCAAGGACGCTGATGGCAAGTCCATGTGCAACGACAAATGTGCGGCCAACTGGCCACCACTGATGGCCGGGGCCAGCGACAAGGCCGAGGGCAAGTGGACGATGATCAAGCGTGACGACGGCAAGATGCAGTGGGCCTACGATGGCAAGCCGCTGTACGGTTTCGTCATGGACAAGAAGGCCGGCGACATGACCGGCGAAGGCAAGATGGACGGCGCCTGGAAGGTCGCCAAGCAGTAA
- a CDS encoding rubredoxin, producing MKKWQCVVCGLIYNEAEGWPDDGIAPGTRWEDVPEDWLCPDCGVSKTDFEMIEIA from the coding sequence ATGAAGAAGTGGCAGTGTGTGGTCTGTGGCTTGATCTACAACGAAGCGGAAGGTTGGCCGGACGACGGTATTGCGCCAGGTACCCGTTGGGAAGACGTGCCTGAAGACTGGCTCTGCCCGGACTGTGGCGTGAGCAAGACCGACTTCGAAATGATCGAGATCGCTTGA
- the ubiA gene encoding 4-hydroxybenzoate octaprenyltransferase encodes MYLRLLQSLNRLHPRTWDFLQLTRMDKPIGIYLLLWPTLSALWIAAKGAPSLGHVLIFGLGVVLTRAGGCAINDFADRKVDGQVKRTEQRPLATGKVSAKEALALFAVLMGTAFLLVLCTNATTVWLSFGALALAACYPFMKRYTYYPQVVLGAAYSWGILMTFTAQDGQLPATAWLLYIANLLWTVGYDTYYAMTDRDDDLKIGVKSTAILFAEADRVIILTLQGLSLGCLLLAGARFDLGGWFHLGLAVAAACFAWEFWYTRDRDRLKCFKAFLHNHWAGMAIFIGVVLDYALR; translated from the coding sequence ATGTACCTGCGCCTGCTTCAGTCCCTGAACCGCTTGCATCCACGGACCTGGGACTTCCTGCAACTGACCCGCATGGACAAGCCCATCGGCATCTACCTGCTGCTATGGCCGACCCTCAGCGCCTTGTGGATCGCCGCCAAGGGTGCGCCGTCCCTGGGCCATGTGCTGATCTTCGGCCTCGGCGTGGTCCTGACTCGGGCCGGCGGCTGCGCGATCAACGACTTCGCCGACCGCAAGGTCGACGGCCAGGTCAAGCGCACCGAACAGAGGCCCCTGGCCACTGGCAAGGTCAGCGCCAAGGAAGCCCTGGCGTTGTTCGCGGTACTCATGGGCACGGCCTTCCTGCTGGTGCTGTGCACCAACGCCACCACGGTCTGGCTGTCGTTCGGCGCCCTGGCGCTGGCCGCCTGCTACCCCTTCATGAAGCGCTACACCTATTACCCGCAAGTGGTGCTGGGGGCCGCGTACTCCTGGGGCATCCTGATGACCTTCACCGCCCAGGACGGCCAGTTGCCGGCGACGGCGTGGCTGCTGTACATCGCCAACCTGCTGTGGACCGTGGGCTACGACACCTACTACGCCATGACCGACCGCGACGACGACTTGAAGATCGGGGTGAAATCCACGGCGATCCTGTTCGCCGAGGCCGACCGGGTGATCATCCTGACCTTGCAGGGCCTGTCCCTGGGCTGCCTGCTGCTGGCAGGCGCGCGATTCGACCTGGGAGGCTGGTTCCACCTGGGGCTGGCGGTGGCCGCGGCATGCTTCGCCTGGGAGTTCTGGTACACCCGGGACCGCGACCGGCTCAAATGCTTCAAGGCCTTCCTGCACAACCACTGGGCAGGCATGGCGATCTTCATCGGCGTGGTACTGGACTACGCCCTGCGCTAG
- a CDS encoding hemolysin family protein has translation MDPSPGFTLASLFADFGMILFALILVLLNGFFVAAEFAMVKLRSTRVEAIAHKNGWRGQILRTVHSQLDAYLSACQLGITLASLGLGWVGEPAFAHLLEPLLGAVGVSSAEVIRGVSFFTAFFIISYLHIVVGELAPKSWAIRKPELLSLWTAVPLYLFYWLMYPAIYLLNASANAILRIAGQGEPGPHHEHHYSREELKLILHSSRGQDPSDQGMRVLASAVEMGELEVVDWANSREDLISIESTAPLKAVLALFRRHKFSRYPVYDSERNEFVGLLHIKDLLLELAALDHIPESFNLDELTRPLERVSRHMPLSQLLEQFRKGGSHFALVEEADGKVIGYLTMEDVLEVLVGDIQDEHRKTERGILAYQPGKLLVRGDTPLFKVERLLGIDLDHIEAETLAGLVYETLKRVPEEEEVLEVEGLRIIIKKMKGPKIILAKVLMLD, from the coding sequence ATGGACCCTTCCCCTGGTTTTACCCTCGCGTCTCTGTTCGCCGACTTCGGCATGATTCTTTTTGCTCTGATCCTGGTCCTGCTCAACGGCTTCTTCGTGGCCGCCGAGTTCGCCATGGTCAAGCTGCGCTCGACCCGGGTCGAGGCCATCGCCCACAAGAACGGATGGCGCGGGCAAATCCTGCGCACCGTGCACAGCCAGCTGGACGCCTACCTGTCGGCCTGCCAACTGGGCATCACCCTGGCTTCCCTGGGCCTTGGCTGGGTCGGCGAGCCGGCTTTCGCCCACCTGCTCGAACCCCTGCTGGGCGCCGTGGGCGTGAGCTCTGCGGAAGTGATCCGTGGGGTGTCGTTCTTCACGGCGTTCTTCATCATTTCCTACCTGCATATCGTGGTCGGCGAACTGGCGCCCAAGTCCTGGGCGATTCGTAAACCCGAACTGCTGTCCCTCTGGACGGCAGTGCCGCTGTACCTGTTCTACTGGCTGATGTACCCGGCCATCTACCTGCTCAACGCCAGCGCCAACGCCATCCTGCGCATCGCCGGCCAAGGCGAGCCCGGCCCACACCACGAGCACCACTACAGCCGCGAAGAACTCAAGCTGATCCTGCACTCCAGCCGGGGCCAGGACCCCAGCGACCAGGGCATGCGGGTACTGGCCTCGGCAGTGGAAATGGGCGAGCTGGAAGTGGTGGACTGGGCCAACTCCCGGGAAGACCTGATCAGCATCGAGTCCACGGCGCCGCTCAAGGCCGTGCTGGCGCTGTTCCGTCGCCACAAGTTCAGCCGCTACCCGGTGTACGACAGCGAACGCAACGAGTTCGTCGGCCTGCTGCACATCAAGGACCTGCTGCTGGAACTGGCGGCCCTGGACCATATCCCCGAGTCGTTCAACCTGGACGAACTGACCCGGCCCCTGGAACGCGTGTCGCGGCACATGCCGTTGTCCCAGTTGCTGGAACAGTTTCGCAAGGGCGGCTCGCACTTCGCCCTGGTGGAGGAAGCCGACGGCAAGGTCATCGGCTACCTGACCATGGAAGACGTGCTGGAAGTGCTGGTGGGCGACATTCAGGACGAACACCGCAAGACCGAGCGCGGCATCCTCGCCTACCAGCCGGGCAAGCTGCTGGTGCGCGGCGACACCCCGCTGTTCAAGGTCGAGCGCCTGCTGGGCATCGATCTGGACCATATCGAGGCCGAAACCCTCGCGGGCCTGGTGTACGAGACCCTGAAACGGGTGCCTGAAGAGGAAGAAGTGCTGGAGGTCGAAGGCCTGCGCATCATCATCAAGAAGATGAAGGGTCCGAAGATCATCCTGGCCAAGGTCCTGATGCTCGACTGA
- a CDS encoding peptidoglycan DD-metalloendopeptidase family protein, producing the protein MFVRLLFLCGLSMVASSLAAMTVYKSVDADGVVSYSDRPSPGAQAFVFRDRMEEHLERQVRLDIQKHRGVDALYVRNDLHGPVEVELGFASLSNVSGAPTQPIRRVLPARSRQRLALLTATRADQPLSYVPRFRYSLGDPGGAVQAYRYPLPWRGGPFRLTQGANGQYSHSSPKSRYAMDIAMPVGTPIIAARGGVVVKTENAQSGRGDNPAGNFVRVLHDDGTMGVYLHLKQGSVSVREGQRVAVGSPLGLSGNTGNSSGPHLHFVVQRNTGLGLVSIPYQFDQPLGGLPNFALGNK; encoded by the coding sequence ATGTTCGTACGCCTGCTGTTCCTCTGCGGCTTGTCCATGGTCGCCAGCTCGCTGGCGGCGATGACGGTCTACAAGTCCGTCGACGCCGACGGCGTGGTGTCCTACAGCGACCGGCCTTCGCCGGGAGCGCAGGCGTTCGTGTTCCGCGATCGCATGGAGGAACACCTGGAGCGCCAGGTGCGGCTGGATATCCAGAAGCACAGGGGCGTGGATGCGCTGTACGTGCGCAACGACCTGCATGGGCCGGTGGAGGTGGAGCTGGGGTTCGCCAGCCTGAGCAACGTCAGCGGCGCGCCGACGCAGCCGATCCGCCGGGTGCTGCCGGCCCGCAGCAGGCAGCGCCTGGCGCTCTTGACGGCGACCCGGGCCGACCAGCCCTTGAGCTATGTCCCAAGGTTTCGTTACTCCCTGGGCGACCCGGGGGGAGCCGTGCAGGCCTACCGCTACCCTTTGCCCTGGCGGGGCGGGCCGTTTCGCCTGACCCAGGGCGCCAACGGCCAGTACAGCCATTCCAGCCCCAAGAGCCGTTATGCGATGGACATCGCCATGCCGGTGGGCACGCCGATCATCGCGGCGCGTGGCGGGGTGGTGGTCAAGACCGAGAACGCCCAGAGCGGCCGGGGCGACAACCCGGCCGGCAATTTCGTCCGGGTACTGCACGACGACGGCACGATGGGCGTGTACCTGCACCTCAAGCAAGGTTCGGTGAGCGTGCGCGAGGGCCAGCGCGTGGCGGTGGGCAGCCCGCTGGGGCTGTCGGGCAATACCGGCAACAGCAGCGGGCCGCACCTGCACTTCGTGGTGCAACGCAATACCGGGTTGGGGCTGGTGTCGATTCCCTACCAGTTCGACCAGCCCCTGGGGGGCTTGCCGAACTTCGCCCTGGGCAATAAATAG
- the phoB gene encoding phosphate regulon transcriptional regulator PhoB produces MVGRSILIVDDEAPIREMIAVALEMAGYDCMEAENSQQAHAIIVDRKPDLILLDWMLPGTSGIELARRLKRDELTGDIPIIMLTAKGEEDNKIQGLEVGADDYITKPFSPRELVARLKAVLRRAGPSDGEAPIEVGGLLLDPISHRVTIDGRPAEMGPTEYRLLQFFMTHQERAYTRGQLLDQVWGGNVYVEERTVDVHIRRLRKALGDAYENLVQTVRGTGYRFSTKG; encoded by the coding sequence ATGGTTGGCAGAAGCATTCTGATCGTTGACGACGAAGCGCCTATTCGCGAAATGATCGCCGTTGCGTTGGAAATGGCCGGCTATGACTGCATGGAGGCAGAGAACTCTCAGCAGGCACATGCCATCATCGTCGACCGCAAGCCGGACCTGATCCTACTGGACTGGATGCTCCCCGGAACCTCCGGTATCGAGCTGGCGCGACGCCTCAAGCGTGACGAGCTGACCGGTGACATCCCGATCATCATGCTCACCGCCAAGGGCGAAGAGGACAACAAGATCCAGGGCCTGGAAGTCGGCGCCGACGACTACATCACCAAGCCGTTCTCCCCCCGCGAGCTGGTGGCCCGGCTCAAGGCCGTGCTACGCCGTGCCGGCCCATCCGATGGCGAGGCCCCCATCGAAGTCGGCGGCCTGCTCCTGGACCCCATCAGCCACCGGGTGACCATCGACGGCAGGCCCGCGGAGATGGGACCCACCGAATATCGCCTGCTGCAGTTCTTCATGACCCACCAGGAGCGCGCCTACACCCGTGGCCAACTGCTGGATCAGGTCTGGGGCGGCAACGTGTACGTCGAGGAGCGCACCGTGGACGTGCATATCCGTCGACTGCGCAAGGCCCTGGGGGATGCCTACGAAAATCTGGTACAAACCGTGCGCGGCACCGGGTATCGGTTTTCAACCAAAGGTTGA
- the phoU gene encoding phosphate signaling complex protein PhoU translates to MISKEGLTHHISQQFNAELEEVRSHLLAMGGLVEKQVNDAVTALIEADSGLAQQVREIDEQINQMERNIDEECLRILARRQPAASDLRLIISISKSVIDLERIGDEATKIARRAIQLCEEGEAPRGYVEVRHIGDQVRNMVRDALDAFARFDAELALSVAQYDKIIDREYKTALRELATYMMEDPRSISRVLSIIWVLRSLERIGDHARNISALVIYLVRGTDVRHLGLKRMKEEVEGPAGDSANVPGEADDN, encoded by the coding sequence ATGATTTCGAAGGAAGGCTTAACCCATCACATCTCTCAGCAGTTCAATGCCGAGCTGGAAGAGGTGCGTAGCCACCTGCTGGCCATGGGCGGGCTGGTGGAGAAACAAGTCAATGACGCCGTCACCGCACTGATCGAGGCCGACTCCGGGCTGGCCCAGCAAGTGCGCGAGATCGACGAGCAGATCAACCAGATGGAGCGCAACATCGACGAGGAGTGCCTGCGCATCCTCGCCCGGCGCCAGCCTGCGGCTTCCGACCTGCGCCTGATCATCAGCATCTCCAAGTCGGTGATCGACCTGGAGCGCATCGGCGACGAAGCCACCAAGATCGCCCGCCGGGCCATCCAGCTGTGCGAGGAGGGCGAGGCCCCGCGTGGCTACGTCGAAGTGCGGCATATCGGCGACCAGGTGCGCAACATGGTGCGTGACGCGCTGGACGCCTTCGCCCGGTTCGACGCCGAACTGGCCCTGTCGGTGGCCCAGTACGACAAGATCATCGACCGCGAGTACAAGACCGCGCTGCGCGAGCTGGCCACCTACATGATGGAAGACCCGCGCTCTATCTCGCGGGTTTTGAGCATCATCTGGGTATTGCGCTCGCTGGAGCGGATCGGCGATCACGCGCGCAACATCTCCGCGCTGGTGATCTACCTGGTGCGTGGCACCGATGTGCGCCACCTGGGCCTCAAGCGCATGAAGGAAGAAGTTGAAGGACCGGCTGGCGATTCGGCTAATGTTCCGGGTGAAGCTGACGATAATTAA
- a CDS encoding chorismate--pyruvate lyase family protein encodes MPHSMPPTPSPSWLAQSRLSPFPGALVANWLFDEGSLTRRLTRLSNNGFSVTPLVEQWQTLRSDECLALDIAEHSQGWVREVYLRGHGEAWVFARSVAARSALEEGGLDIDELGSRSLGELLFCDEAFTRRPIEVCRYPREWLPEAVANNGLWGRRSRFDRGPLSLLVAEVFLPSLWCAVDAQPEAC; translated from the coding sequence GTGCCGCACTCAATGCCCCCCACGCCGAGCCCGAGCTGGCTGGCGCAAAGCCGTCTGTCCCCCTTTCCTGGCGCACTGGTCGCCAACTGGCTTTTCGATGAAGGGTCGCTGACCCGACGCCTGACCCGGCTCTCCAACAATGGCTTCAGCGTCACGCCGCTGGTGGAGCAATGGCAAACCCTGCGCAGCGACGAATGCCTGGCCCTGGATATTGCAGAGCACAGCCAGGGTTGGGTGCGCGAGGTGTATCTGCGAGGACACGGCGAGGCCTGGGTGTTCGCCCGTAGCGTTGCCGCGCGCAGCGCCCTGGAGGAAGGCGGGCTGGACATCGACGAACTGGGCAGCCGCTCCCTGGGCGAGCTGCTGTTCTGCGACGAGGCCTTTACCCGCCGTCCCATCGAAGTCTGTCGTTACCCACGGGAATGGCTGCCCGAAGCCGTCGCCAACAACGGCCTGTGGGGACGCCGCTCGCGCTTCGATCGCGGGCCGCTGAGCCTGCTGGTGGCCGAAGTCTTCCTGCCCAGCCTGTGGTGCGCCGTAGACGCCCAACCGGAGGCCTGCTGA
- the phoR gene encoding phosphate regulon sensor histidine kinase PhoR: protein MLLLVTGCLLVGLVSGYYGWSLAAGLGIYLAWTLKQLLRLHEWLRLHQPDEAPPDGYGLWGEVFDSIYHLQRRDQRVRGRLQAVIDRVQESTAALKDAVIMLDSDGNLEWWNRAAETLLGLKTPQDSGQPVTNLVRHPRFKEYFEQDNYAEPLEIPSPANDRVRIQLYITRYGNNEHLMLVRDVTRIHQLEQMRKDFIANVSHELRTPLTVICGYLETLLDNVEEVNPRWNRALQQMQQQGGRMQTLLNDLLLLAKLEATDYPSDNHPVPIDTLLQSIKSDAQALSGERNQRITLEADASVQLKGSEAELRSAFSNLVFNAVKYTPAEGNIRIRWWGDEQGAHLSVQDSGIGIDSKHLPRLTERFYRVDSSRNSNTGGTGLGLAIVKHVLLRHRARLEISSVLGHGSTFTCHFAPAQVKKNRIASLTDQR from the coding sequence ATGTTGCTGTTGGTCACCGGCTGCCTGCTGGTGGGGCTGGTCAGTGGCTACTACGGCTGGAGCCTGGCCGCCGGCCTGGGGATCTACCTGGCCTGGACCCTCAAGCAGCTACTGCGCCTGCATGAATGGCTGCGCCTGCACCAGCCCGATGAAGCGCCACCCGATGGCTACGGCCTGTGGGGCGAGGTGTTCGACAGCATCTACCACCTGCAACGTCGCGACCAGCGGGTCCGCGGGCGCCTGCAAGCGGTGATCGACCGCGTCCAGGAGTCCACCGCGGCCCTGAAGGATGCAGTGATCATGCTCGACAGCGACGGCAACCTGGAGTGGTGGAACCGCGCCGCCGAGACCCTGCTGGGCCTCAAGACGCCCCAGGACAGCGGCCAGCCAGTGACCAACCTGGTGCGTCATCCGCGCTTCAAGGAATACTTCGAACAGGACAACTACGCCGAACCGCTGGAGATCCCCTCCCCGGCCAACGACCGCGTGCGCATCCAGCTCTACATCACCCGCTACGGCAACAACGAGCATCTGATGCTGGTGCGCGACGTGACCCGCATCCACCAGCTGGAACAGATGCGCAAGGACTTCATCGCCAATGTGTCCCACGAGCTGCGCACGCCGCTGACGGTGATCTGCGGCTACCTGGAGACCCTGCTGGACAACGTCGAAGAGGTGAACCCGCGCTGGAACCGCGCCCTGCAGCAGATGCAGCAGCAAGGCGGGCGCATGCAGACGCTGCTCAACGACCTGTTGCTGCTGGCCAAGCTGGAGGCCACCGACTACCCCTCGGACAACCACCCGGTGCCCATCGACACCCTGCTGCAATCGATCAAGAGCGATGCCCAGGCACTGTCCGGCGAGCGCAACCAGCGCATCACCCTGGAGGCCGACGCCTCGGTACAGCTCAAGGGCAGCGAGGCGGAACTGCGCAGCGCGTTCTCCAACCTGGTGTTCAACGCGGTGAAGTACACCCCGGCCGAAGGCAACATCCGCATCCGCTGGTGGGGCGACGAACAAGGCGCACACCTGAGCGTGCAGGACTCCGGGATCGGCATCGACAGCAAGCACCTGCCGCGCCTGACGGAGCGCTTCTACCGGGTCGACTCCAGCCGCAACTCCAACACCGGCGGCACCGGCCTGGGCCTGGCCATCGTCAAGCACGTACTGCTGCGCCACCGTGCCCGCCTGGAGATCAGCAGCGTGCTGGGCCATGGCAGCACCTTCACCTGCCATTTCGCCCCGGCCCAGGTGAAGAAAAACCGCATCGCCAGCCTGACCGACCAGCGCTGA
- a CDS encoding type II toxin-antitoxin system RelE/ParE family toxin: MPRHKDVVFVGSALRDLRAFPEDARRAAGFQLDLLQQGEQPYDCRPVKTIGPSVFEIRIHEDSGAFRVFYVVRRPAAIYVLHAVRKTTRKTEARDIELARARFQQAGSRHD, encoded by the coding sequence ATGCCCAGGCACAAGGATGTGGTGTTTGTCGGGAGCGCGCTGCGGGATCTCAGGGCATTCCCTGAAGATGCCCGTCGGGCTGCCGGGTTTCAGCTGGATCTGCTGCAGCAGGGCGAGCAGCCCTACGATTGCAGGCCGGTGAAAACCATCGGCCCGAGTGTCTTCGAAATCAGGATTCATGAAGATTCAGGGGCGTTTCGGGTGTTTTATGTGGTCAGGCGGCCTGCAGCCATCTATGTGCTGCACGCGGTGCGCAAGACTACCCGCAAGACCGAAGCGCGGGATATCGAGCTGGCTCGTGCCAGATTTCAGCAAGCAGGTTCACGCCATGACTGA